The Candidatus Marinimicrobia bacterium CG08_land_8_20_14_0_20_45_22 genome includes the window CTTTTCCCTCATCGCCCCATTGACCGCCGATTACTGCCGTTACTGACATGATATTTCCCTAAAATATAAAATGCTCCCGGATGGGAGCACTTTATGATTACGGTTAGAAATGATCATTTCTTGGTGGGTTTGAATTTACGCGCCCAGAAAACGACGACGGGTCCGGCAATGTAAATCGTCGAATAAGTTCCGGCGATACTTCCGACTGTCATCGCAATGGCGAAAATGCGAACTTCACCCGGTACAAACAAGAGGCAAAGCACAACGAAGAAAACGGTCAAGTCGGTGATGATCGTCCGTGCGAGTGTCTCGTTGATGCTGACGTCCATAATACGCTCGTAGTTCTCGTTGCGCAGAACTTTCAGATTCTCGCGGACGCGGTCGAAAATGACGATCGTGTCATTCAGCGAGTAACCGATGATTGTCAGGAAAGCCGCGATCGTTGTCAGCGATACCTCCAGACGGAAAACGGTGAAAACCGTCAGCGTGATGAGTACGTCATGCAGAAGAGAGAGAATCGCTCCAATGGCGTATTGAAATTCAAACCGAACGGCAATGTAAATCCCGATCACGATGAACGAGAAAAAGATCGCCAGTAGTGCGTCGCCGCGCAATTCCTTTCCGATTTTCGGTCCGACTTGCTCAATTTTTAGAATGTCGGTGTCGGTGATGCCGAATGTCGATTTGAAGACTTCCCGGATATTTCCTTTGTCGTCGCTTTGTGGAATGCGGATGATGAATTCGTTTCGGCCGGATTTTTGGATCATGCTGTTTGCCAAGCCAACCGTTGCGAGCGCTCCGCGAACGTCAGCGACCTCCATCGGTTTTTGAAATTGTACCTGCACCAACGTGCCACCGGTAAAATCGATTCCGAAGTTCAAACCGCGGAATATCAGTGAAACCAATCCGATCGCGATGATAATGAGCGAGATCGATATAGCTGTCTTGCTGTATTTAATGAAAGGAAAATCAGTTTTTTTTATAATTCTTATCATATTCGTACATCCTGATTATATGCTGAGTGTTTTGAGCACGTGGCGGTCGGTTCTCCAGTTATAGAACGTGCGCGTCACGAAAATCGCCGTAAACATGCTGGATGTGATGCCCCAGAAAAGCGTCACGGCGAAACCTTTGACCGGCCCTGTTCCGAACTGCATGAGAATAAGAGCCGTCAAAAGCGTCGTGATGTTCGAATCCAGAATTGCGGACAATGCGCGGCTGTAACCAGTTTCGATGGCGGCTTTCACCGTTTTGCCACGTTCGAGTTCTTCTCTAATACGTTCGAAAATCAGAACGTTCGCATCGACCGCCATACCGATTGTGAGAACCAAACCGGCGATACCGGGCAATGTCAGAGTAGCGCGAAGCATTGCCATAATTGCCATTGTAAATATCATGTTCAGTATCAGCGCCATGTTGGCCAGCAGTCCAGAATTCCGATAGTAAAAGAACATAAAAATCATCACAATGAGAAGTGCAAGGGCGCCGATTTGCGTTCCGATCACGATGGAGTCTTTTCCGAGAGATGGTCCGATGGTTCTTTCTTCGATCACGTCCACCTGCGCGGGTAGCGCCCCGGCGCGGAGAACGATGGCAATATTCTTGGCTTCATTCATATCTTCCAAACCTTCGATGTATCCGGAGCCGTTCGGAATTTTGGAGCGGATGGAAGGAGCCATATAGACTTTTTCATCGAGTACGATGGCGAGGCGTTTGCCAATGTTGGAACCCGTCAGGCGCGAGAAAATTTTAGCGCCTTCGTTATTCATTCCAAAGTTGACGATTGGCTGACCCGCGGTCTGTGCGCCCGCGCCGCCAACGGTCGCTGATGCTTTGGTAATATATTTTCCTTGAAGGCCTGCTTCGTTATTGAGATGATAAAGAATATAAAAGCTTTCCGTTTTTCCATCCTGCATTGTCATCTTTTCAGGTTTAGCCGACCATAGAAACTTGGAGTCGTACGGTCTTAACTTGTCGACTGCAGGATTTCCAAGAATTTTTTTAACGGCAAAGACATTACGCTCCGGAACGCCGATCATTCCATTGACATTGCGTAACAAGGAAGAGAACGGTTTGTCTGCGAACATTGCTTCATCGACGATGACAGATGAATCAGTCGTTTCAGATTGCTTCGAAGTGCCAACCGAGGTTCTGCCAAGCAATTCGTTGACGCTGACTGATTTGTCTTTGGATTCTTTAAAAGCAACGGTCGAATCATTAGCGGCGACGGCTTCTTTGACGATGTCCGTTTTGCCCGTTTTTAGGTAATTGTCAACAGAGGCGATGAAAGATTGCGTGACTTCCGGTTCTTTGAGGAGGTTGAATTCCATCAAAGCGGTGCTCTGGATGAGTTGGCGCGCCCTCGCGGCATCCTGAATGCCGGCTAGCTCGACGATGATCCTATATTCGCCCGCCTTTTGAATCGTCGGTTCGGAAACGCCGAACTGATCGACGCGGTTGCGGATGATTTCCAGCGCACGGCGCATGGCGTCTTTGGATTCGTCTTTCAGGCTTTGAACAATGTCAGAATTCTTGTAGCCACGGTTCGTAAAATAGCGGACAAGTCTGAAATTGTTTTTCTCGACGTTTCTTTCAAATACAGAAAAGAAATCTTCATTAGTCGCTTTTGCTTCCTGTGTTGTAGCCTGAAGGATTGTATAGAATTCAGACGTTTTGTTAGAAGCGATCGTCTCGACTAATTTGGGGAGATTTAGTTCGAGAACGACATGCATGCCGCCCTGAAGGTCTAATCCCAGCCGGATGATCCGGCTCTCGTATTTATCCAAATTGCCGGCGGTTTTTAAACTCTCCATTTTGGCTGGAGACATCAAGTTGTACGCAAAAGTCCAGTATAGCGAATAAAGCGCCAGTACAACTGCTACGCCGATGATTATGAATCGAATGTTTGTCTTTTTGAACATTTATTTTCACCTCAATAAAAATGCGCATTCAACGTTTTATAAAAAGCGGTTGAATTTAACAGAGATAAGGACTTAAGTCAACGAAAAAGCCAAGAAGGGACATACTTTTTATGCCGTATGAATCATTCAGTCCTGAATAAATATGTAGGCACGGGTCAATTCCCTGTCGCCGCGAGTTACGACAATTGGATACTTTTTGCCGTTGCCATCTATGGAATACTTATTCCAATTTAGCCGGCGGATATCGATCAAACTATTGCGGTCTTCTCCATCGTTAACAGCATTTCGCGGTACATAACCTTTTAAATTGACTTTCAGTTCAGAACTTGTTTCTCCCGGAATAGAAACGTCTATAATTTTGATTTTATCACTGCGCCGTACGCTCAGCGTCTGGTCGCTGACAATTCGCTTTTGAGAGCCGTTGACTTCGATCAGATAAGTGATATTATCAATTGGTTTTCCAATAGCTTCTACATGTACGTTACCAATTACCTGATTATCCCGCCGGACAATGATGGATGTTGGTTTCTGAATCAAAATCGGCTTTTGAAAATCTTGCTCCGAGCCGGCGCCGATTACGTCGCAAGTGATACCGCGGTTATAATTGGACTCGATATGAGTTATTTGTAGGACGTCACCAACATTGACTTGTATAGAGCCTTTGTTTTCGACGAGTTTGGTTTCGGCGTTATGGATTGAAACCAGCATGTAAATCAACTTCGGCGGTTCAAATAAAACGGCCGGTTGCTCTGGCTCTACGCCAATAAGTTTAAAAAATTCATTGATGGCGTAATTGTGATAGCGAATTTTCAGATCGACACTTTTCAGGCTCTTAGACGATTCAATGCCGAAAGCCGGGATGTGAAGATTTGTCACGGCGTAATAGGTTGCCGACTTTCTTTGTTCCGGAAACTTGGTGTCTTTTGCCAGCGTATTGGTATTCATAAAGTGGAAAGCGTGCTCCGGAATCTCGACCCGTTCATTGATACGCTCGATGACTTTTCTGGCCATTTCCTCGAGCTTTAGAGTATCATTTCCGAAAATCAGTTGACTGGCGTCTGCGATGATCGATTGGCCGTAACGACGTGGATTGCGGTTTTCATCAATGTAGGTGTCGCTGTAGAAGCCACTGCCATCGTGCAGATTCAGAAAAAGATCACATTCGGACATTAATTCCTTGACGATTTCCACGATATGATCTTCAACGTCTTGGGGCGTATCTCGATCAAAGCGCCTGTTCATATCTCCATTGACGCCCCGGTTATTCAAAATGATAGAGCGAAAATTAGCGCGCGGGATAATGATCAGATTCCCCCGGTCAAGTACAAGGTCTGGATAAAGATCGGCTGATAAATAACCACCCGGTTCGTCGCCCTGAATCCCGCCCAAAATGAAGATAGTCTTGCCATCGAAACGCCCATATAATTTATAGACACACAGTTCGTTGGATGTGTTTTCAAAATAGACTTTATATTCGCGCGACGGACGTTTGACTTCAGCCGATATGTTTCCAATAGCCAAGCAGAGAATTACTCCCAGAATAAGAAATATTTTTGTGTGTTTAATTGTCTTTTCTCCATTCTTCTTTAATGATTTTTAAATCGCCGGGAAAGCCCTTGATCGTCATCGTTTTCACTCCGGCATCGCGATAATTGTCAGCCTGATAAATCTGAAGGAAAGAAACATTCCAAACCTGTTTTTCGGTTGATTGAACCTTCAAAGCGCTTCGTTCAACGCTGACTTTTTTACCAGATTGAAACAATTCTGACTTATATTTTCGCCAACCGCCCAGATCATATTCACCGGTAGAAAAATTCGGATCGTAAAATGCCAAATAGGCTTCAATGCCCTGTTTTTCCCATGCATTTTCCCAGCTCTTTAGAAATTGCTCAATCATTTCCTCGGTCGAAATCCGCGCTGAAGACGGTTTAAAGTTTTCCTGCATGATCTTCCATTGGGATTTGAACGGTATTAAAATTAGCTGCTTCTGGCCTTCACTGTAAAAGGTCAGGCTTAGATAGCGCTGGCGGAATTTCAAGTGGGTTTCCTTGTCGGAAATTAGAACATAAACCTTGTCAATTATGACCGGTTTCCATTTGTAAGTTTTTTCAAGTCCGGACTTGTATTCCTTGAACTTCGCCAAATTGCGTCCACTTCCATCAATGTATTTGGGATCATAGTATGAACAATAAGCAGATATATCTCCGCTGTCCCAGCTTTGTGCCCAGCCGTTGGTAAATTCTGACCAATGGTTGGTTGCAGATACATAATCTGTTTGATCGACAGAATATGCGGATAAATTGTCCAGAATTATGACGGGTGTTTGATCGATATCGATATATTTTTTGAGGCCGAGAATTTGGCTGTTTTCCATCGAAATACAGCCTTCGGTGATAAAATCCTTGAAGGCTTCGTCGCGACCGTGAATCCAGATGTTCGATCCGTTTCTCTTTTGGAGACGATCGACGAAGTTTGGATAATCAATGATAAAAGCGATCGGACCAAACTTTGCGGTCAGTTTATTGTCCGGAACCCGCCCGTTAATATAATAAATTCCTTCGGGCGTTCTTAAATCGCCGCGGTGTTCCTTATCCCCGCTCCGACGGCCGGTTGTGATTTTGTATTCTTTCACAATTTTTATAGTGCCAGGTGCATCGCTATTGATGATGAAAATCTTTTGGTGAGTTTTGTCCGCTACCAAAACATAACCAGTCGAATCGGCGGAAATGTTGATCACGTTAGAAATCAGATTCTCGGCAAAAGTAGTGAGCGGTAAAAAAAGCAATGTTATTGCAATAAATATTTGTCGAGGTATCATCAGCATCCAGAATTTCCTATTTATCTCATATTTATTCATCTTTAGAACATGCCAAAGTTAGGAAGCAAAAAGGTTTTTTGAAATAGATTATCACGGTCTGGCATCAAATTCTGGCAGATTTTACTTCCGCGAACGAGCAATTCCTTTCAGTAGCGCAGATGCCATAAGTAACCGAATAATGCCACTTGATAAAGGAAATGGCGTCAAGGAAAACAATCTTCTCAAGCAAGAACTAAAGATTTTTTGCCGCAGAACAATTCCAGCAAAAAGTTTAAAAGGATTTTTCTGCCGACTTTCGGTTGGAAAACGTTGCACGATATAATCGGCGCCGTACAGTTTTGACATTTCAGGGTGTTTTTGAATTAGATACGGAACGACTTTACGTCCAAATATTTCTAAAATTTTCAACGCATCATTCAGCGAACGAAAATGATGATGGAGCACTGTAATTTTCGGATCGTGAAATAGTCTGTCCGGATATTTTTGGTAAATGCGAAAAGCAAGTTCGGCATCCTCGCCGCCATACAAACGGAGATTTTCATCGAAGTATCCGACTTCTTCCAAAACTCGACGTCGAACAGAGGTGTTGTTGAACAGAAAGACCTGAAACGGCATCGGCGCGCCGGAAGGATATTTTGTTGCGCCGCGCTTTCCGAAATAGAGGTAGTGCTGGTATTTATCGAGCGGAATCTCCGGCGCCGGGCGGATCGATCCAATGATTCCCATAATGTCGGTTTTGTCAAAGTGCGCGACGTGTCTGGCGATGAAATCCGACGCGACTTCCATATCGGCGTCGAGAAAGATGAGAATTTCACCGGTTGATCGTCGAATCCCGGTATTTCGTGTCACAGCGCGGTCTTGATTCTCTGAATGACTAACGATCTGAAAGTTTTGTGGAAACGCCGATGTTTTTAAAAAATCGAGTGTACCATCTGTCGAGCAGTCATCGACAACGATTACTTCGTATTGACTTTCCGGATAAGTTTGGTTTGCCAGTGCCTTGAGAACAGCCGGTAGGGTCTGGACGGCATTAAAGGCGGGAACGATGACGGATACTTTTAACGGTTGATTCATACCGACAACTCCACTTTTTTAGCGACGATGACGGAGTGGTGGAATACATCAAAAATTTTCGGTAAAAGAATAGAGAAAAGTGCTCCCATCAGATTAGTTGGAACAATCAGAAATGGAATGATAACAAACCGGAGAAAGGCAAATCGACGGAAGAGTTTTTTAAAAAGGTACAAATTCCAGAGTTGGGCAAGGACCTCGATGAAATTCCCATACTTTTCGTAATGGAGAATCTCAAAATGATGTCGTGCAAGAAGTTCTCGCAATCCGAATTCAGTATATCGTCCGAAATCATAAGGTTGTTCGTGCTCTTCCCAGAAAAATGGTGTCGTAAGGAGCAAATAGCCGCCGATTTTTAAAACACGCCGGATTTCGGAGAGCGATTTCTCACAATCGAACAAGTGTTCAAATACTTCGGCGCACAGTACGCTATCGAAACATTCCGCTTGGAAGGGAATCATCTTCCCGTCGTAAAATACATCAATCGGTTCGTCCGTATGATCATGTCCTGCGTGAAAAACATCCAGACCGATGTGTTCTTTGAC containing:
- the secD gene encoding protein translocase subunit SecD, producing MFKKTNIRFIIIGVAVVLALYSLYWTFAYNLMSPAKMESLKTAGNLDKYESRIIRLGLDLQGGMHVVLELNLPKLVETIASNKTSEFYTILQATTQEAKATNEDFFSVFERNVEKNNFRLVRYFTNRGYKNSDIVQSLKDESKDAMRRALEIIRNRVDQFGVSEPTIQKAGEYRIIVELAGIQDAARARQLIQSTALMEFNLLKEPEVTQSFIASVDNYLKTGKTDIVKEAVAANDSTVAFKESKDKSVSVNELLGRTSVGTSKQSETTDSSVIVDEAMFADKPFSSLLRNVNGMIGVPERNVFAVKKILGNPAVDKLRPYDSKFLWSAKPEKMTMQDGKTESFYILYHLNNEAGLQGKYITKASATVGGAGAQTAGQPIVNFGMNNEGAKIFSRLTGSNIGKRLAIVLDEKVYMAPSIRSKIPNGSGYIEGLEDMNEAKNIAIVLRAGALPAQVDVIEERTIGPSLGKDSIVIGTQIGALALLIVMIFMFFYYRNSGLLANMALILNMIFTMAIMAMLRATLTLPGIAGLVLTIGMAVDANVLIFERIREELERGKTVKAAIETGYSRALSAILDSNITTLLTALILMQFGTGPVKGFAVTLFWGITSSMFTAIFVTRTFYNWRTDRHVLKTLSI
- the secF gene encoding protein translocase subunit SecF — its product is MIRIIKKTDFPFIKYSKTAISISLIIIAIGLVSLIFRGLNFGIDFTGGTLVQVQFQKPMEVADVRGALATVGLANSMIQKSGRNEFIIRIPQSDDKGNIREVFKSTFGITDTDILKIEQVGPKIGKELRGDALLAIFFSFIVIGIYIAVRFEFQYAIGAILSLLHDVLITLTVFTVFRLEVSLTTIAAFLTIIGYSLNDTIVIFDRVRENLKVLRNENYERIMDVSINETLARTIITDLTVFFVVLCLLFVPGEVRIFAIAMTVGSIAGTYSTIYIAGPVVVFWARKFKPTKK
- a CDS encoding methylase; this translates as MQSPIKQYIRQKKLEPGIISLLTNPYYFVKKGIYRGLESYAQFLSGRMLDFGCGNKSYSYLFRVKEHIGLDVFHAGHDHTDEPIDVFYDGKMIPFQAECFDSVLCAEVFEHLFDCEKSLSEIRRVLKIGGYLLLTTPFFWEEHEQPYDFGRYTEFGLRELLARHHFEILHYEKYGNFIEVLAQLWNLYLFKKLFRRFAFLRFVIIPFLIVPTNLMGALFSILLPKIFDVFHHSVIVAKKVELSV